In Formosa haliotis, the sequence TGGGCGAAGAAGGTGGCACAAATCTTGATATTGATATCTCTGATAGAGATAAATTATTTAGAGAAGCTGCCGAAGTTATTGTAACTGCACAACAAGGATCTGCTTCATTATTACAACGAAAATTAAAATTAGGTTATAATCGCGCTGGGCGTTTAATCGATCAATTGGAAGCAGCTGGAATAGTTGGCCCGTTTGAAGGTAGTAAGGCCAGACAAGTATTAGTGCCCGATTTTATTGCGTTAGAACAATTATTAGAAAATGAAAAGAATAACTAGAATGAAAACATGTTTACTTGCACTAACCTTATGCTTTAGCCTTGTAGGTTTTAGCCAAAGCGATGCAAAAGCCAAAGCCCTATTAGATCAGGTTTCAAAAAAAGTAAAATCTTACGACAATATTTCTTTAGATTTTAAATACGTCCTTCATAATGAAGCCGAAAACATTAACCAAGAAACCCGTGGCGATGTGGTTATGGAAGGCGAAAAATACATTTTAAACATCTTGGGCATCACGCGTATATTCGACGGAAAAACCCTATACAGTATTAATCCTGAAGATGAAGAAGTAACCATTTCTACGGAAGATCCTAACGACGAAAACAGTATTACCCCTAGCAAAATGTTATCGTTTTACAGCGAAGGTTATACGTTTAAAATGGACAAAGAGCAAAACATTAAAGGAAGAAAAATTCAGTACGTAAAATTAATTCCGATGGATTCTAATTCCGAAATTAATCATGTGCTATTAGGAATCGATCCGCAAACAAACCATATTTACAATTTAATTGAAGTTGGTAAAAACGGAACACAAACCACCCTTACTGTTACTGCTTTTAAAACTAACGAAACCTTATCTAAAGCCTTATTTACCTTTGATAAAAACAAATACAAAAATTACTACATCAATAAATTAAACTAGGTACTTGAAAATATTAGACCGATATATATTAACCACATACCTTAAAACATTCATCAGCGTATTTGTAATACTCATGATGATTTTTGTGTTGCAAACCATTTGGCTTTTTATAAAAGAATTGGCCGGAAAGGATTTGGATGTTATCGTTATTTTAAAATTTTTACTGTACTATTCCCCTAAATTAATTCCGTTAGTATTACCGCTTACTATTTTACTAACTTCTATTATGGTTTTTGGAAGCTTTGCCGAAAACTATGAATTTGCGGCCATGAAATCGACAGGAATTTCGTTGCAACGTGCCATGGCTGGGCTTAGTGTATTTATTGTTATACTAGGAATTGTTACCTTTTTCTTTGCCAACAATGTTATTCCTTGGGGAGAATACGAGTCTTATAATCTTCGTAAAAATATTGCGAAACTAAAACCCGCAATGGTTATTGCAGAGGGCCAGTTTAACGATTTTGGATCACTTAATATTAAAGTCGCAAAAAAAACAGGAGATCAAGGCCAATATTTACACAACGTTATTATTCATAAAAAAGCGGAAAACGGTCTAGGAAACTACACCACAATAGTTGCTAAGGAAGGTGAATTGCTTAGCCAGGAAAAATCTGATGTTTTAAAACTCATCTTAAAAGATGGAAATTATTACGATGATACACCTCCAAAAAAAGCAAACGAAAGACGACGCCGCCCGCTAACAAAAAGTGCATTCGATACTTATACGCTTAATACCGATTTATCGCAATTTAATGATGTCGATTTAGACGACAAAAATGTAAGCGACAAGTATAATATGTTGAATGTTACAGATTTAGATTACACCATAGATTCTCTTACCACAGAACGCTCTAAAGATTACAATTCGTTCTCGAATAACATATACAATCGCTACGGAATTAAAGGTTTAGAAACAACCATTAAACCGAAAAACGACAGCGTATTTACGGGCAATCTATTAGATTTATTCGACTCTTATAAACGTATTCAAATTGTAGAATTATCTATCAATAATGCCTCAAGCACGCAACAAATTATTAGAACTAACGAAAAATCGTTTAAAGCAAAATCATCTTGGATAAACAAGCACGTTATTGCTTTACACGAAAAATTATCTTTAGGATTTGCCTGTATCATTCTCTTTTTTGTGGGAGCGCCATTGGGTGCTTTAATTAGAAAAGGGGGATTAGGTTTACCTATGATTATTGCCATTTTATTATTTTTAACCTACCACTTCATCGGGATATTTGCTAAAAACAGTGCTAAAGACGGAACGTTTAGTCCTATTTTAGCCTCTTGGTTTTCAACCTTAATTATGTTTCCTTTAGGTGTGTTTTTAACGCGTCGCGCTACAGCAGACAAAGGTTTATTCGAGTTCGATCATATATTAATTCCGCTTAAAAAACTATTACCTTTTAAAGATCACTCTAAAGACACTTTTCCAGATGGTTTAAGTAGAGATTTTACCGACTTTAAACGCTATAAAGAAGATAAGCTACTAGAGCTTATAAAAAATCCAACAAGCTATAATTACCATGAATCAGGAAAAATTGAAGCTTTGTATACCTTGCAAGAACGCAATTTAAGTTTAGAGGCCATTAAAGCAAAAGGCGTTAAAATAGATTCGAAATTCGAAACGTCTTTACATCTGGTATCCCTATTCAAAATTCATTCTAAAATCGCTTTAATTTTTAATGCCATTGGTATTGTATTACTCATATTATTTTTCATTTTGAAAAACAATAAAATGCCAGAATTTGCATTTATATCCGTACAATTAAGCATTATATCTTTTGTCGTATTTATAATCTA encodes:
- a CDS encoding LolA family protein translates to MKTCLLALTLCFSLVGFSQSDAKAKALLDQVSKKVKSYDNISLDFKYVLHNEAENINQETRGDVVMEGEKYILNILGITRIFDGKTLYSINPEDEEVTISTEDPNDENSITPSKMLSFYSEGYTFKMDKEQNIKGRKIQYVKLIPMDSNSEINHVLLGIDPQTNHIYNLIEVGKNGTQTTLTVTAFKTNETLSKALFTFDKNKYKNYYINKLN
- a CDS encoding LptF/LptG family permease, with the protein product MKILDRYILTTYLKTFISVFVILMMIFVLQTIWLFIKELAGKDLDVIVILKFLLYYSPKLIPLVLPLTILLTSIMVFGSFAENYEFAAMKSTGISLQRAMAGLSVFIVILGIVTFFFANNVIPWGEYESYNLRKNIAKLKPAMVIAEGQFNDFGSLNIKVAKKTGDQGQYLHNVIIHKKAENGLGNYTTIVAKEGELLSQEKSDVLKLILKDGNYYDDTPPKKANERRRRPLTKSAFDTYTLNTDLSQFNDVDLDDKNVSDKYNMLNVTDLDYTIDSLTTERSKDYNSFSNNIYNRYGIKGLETTIKPKNDSVFTGNLLDLFDSYKRIQIVELSINNASSTQQIIRTNEKSFKAKSSWINKHVIALHEKLSLGFACIILFFVGAPLGALIRKGGLGLPMIIAILLFLTYHFIGIFAKNSAKDGTFSPILASWFSTLIMFPLGVFLTRRATADKGLFEFDHILIPLKKLLPFKDHSKDTFPDGLSRDFTDFKRYKEDKLLELIKNPTSYNYHESGKIEALYTLQERNLSLEAIKAKGVKIDSKFETSLHLVSLFKIHSKIALIFNAIGIVLLILFFILKNNKMPEFAFISVQLSIISFVVFIIYYIAQQLNIMALKKHLKQKNKTSSIPMLILGIFLFPIAFIFNKHKANADLSKDAILHLN